A single region of the Candidatus Zixiibacteriota bacterium genome encodes:
- the ruvB gene encoding Holliday junction branch migration DNA helicase RuvB, protein MTRERIVTGGQLGPDEDLVQFSLRPKSLSEYIGQSELKAKLQVLLEAAKGRKEAVEHVLLYGPPGLGKTTLAHIIANEMGSRLIATSGPALQRTGDLMGILTNLNEGDILFIDEIHRLSPVIEEFIYPAMEDFKVDFVVDKGAFAKVINVPLKRFTLVGATTRAGMLSAPLRDRFGLYYHIDFYEPADLETIVLRSARLLEIAIDREAARTVAGRARGTPRIANRLLRRVRDYAAVKADGKITSELAVKALDAEGVDSMGLDPLDRKLLKIVIDYYKGGPVGIEALAATLSEEMDTLVDMVEPYLLKIGFVQRTKRGRMASTAAAKHLGLMVKGDSPQESLF, encoded by the coding sequence ATGACCCGCGAACGCATTGTTACCGGTGGACAACTCGGGCCGGACGAAGACCTGGTTCAATTTTCGCTGCGCCCGAAGAGTCTGTCCGAGTACATAGGGCAGAGCGAATTAAAGGCGAAACTTCAAGTATTACTTGAGGCGGCAAAAGGGCGTAAAGAAGCGGTTGAGCATGTGCTTCTCTACGGTCCGCCCGGTCTCGGCAAAACGACACTCGCCCATATTATTGCCAACGAAATGGGCTCGCGGTTGATCGCCACGTCAGGGCCAGCGCTCCAACGTACCGGTGATCTGATGGGGATTCTGACGAATCTGAACGAAGGGGATATCCTGTTTATCGACGAGATCCATCGCCTCTCGCCGGTTATCGAAGAGTTCATCTATCCTGCCATGGAAGATTTCAAGGTAGATTTCGTGGTAGACAAGGGGGCGTTCGCCAAAGTCATCAATGTTCCCCTCAAGCGGTTTACTTTGGTGGGTGCAACCACTCGCGCCGGTATGCTTTCAGCGCCTCTTCGCGACCGTTTCGGGCTCTACTATCATATCGATTTCTACGAGCCGGCAGACCTGGAAACTATTGTCCTCCGCTCCGCCAGGCTTCTGGAGATAGCCATCGACCGTGAGGCAGCTCGTACGGTGGCAGGACGTGCACGAGGGACCCCGCGTATCGCCAATCGGCTGTTGCGGCGGGTGCGGGATTACGCCGCGGTGAAGGCGGACGGGAAGATCACTTCTGAACTGGCAGTGAAGGCGTTGGACGCCGAAGGGGTGGACAGCATGGGACTGGATCCGTTGGACCGAAAGCTGTTGAAGATTGTTATAGACTATTACAAAGGCGGTCCGGTCGGTATTGAGGCCCTGGCCGCCACGTTAAGCGAGGAGATGGACACACTGGTGGATATGGTGGAGCCGTATCTGCTGAAGATCGGTTTCGTGCAGCGTACCAAACGAGGTCGGATGGCATCGACCGCGGCAGCCAAACATCTTGGATTGATGGTTAAGGGGGACTCCCCACAGGAGAGTTTGTTCTGA
- the cysS gene encoding cysteine--tRNA ligase codes for MPLVFKNSYSRVKEEFKPIVPGEVRMYTCGPTVYNFAHIGNFRAYTFEDLLRRYLKYKGYTVTQVMNLTDIDDKIIKGTIQQKVTLKQFTAPYIKAFFEDMDNLGIERAEIYPAATDHIPEMVALVKKLVERGHAYEVNGDYYFKIASFPPYGRLANLDMEGLKPGARVQADEYEKESVSDFALWKAHDESDGDVFWETEIGKGRPGWHLECSAMSQKYLGTTFDIHTGGVDNMFPHHENEIAQSEGASGKRFVNYWLHCEHLIVEGRKMSKSLGNYFTLRDILDKGYSGSVVRYLLLATHYRQQLNFTFEGLDAARHALERYNDFIANLSDFAGGRSDGSAEMTISAALKGFEENLDDDLNISGALGVLFDFIRDINRLKAENRLSEDERDKALFAIRRFDTVLNLQTRVVSLDTEIEELIRQRAEARKQKNFALSDKIRDNLLGRGIVLEDTPQGVKWKRKV; via the coding sequence ATGCCGTTGGTATTCAAGAACAGTTACTCACGGGTGAAGGAGGAATTCAAGCCGATCGTACCGGGCGAAGTACGCATGTACACGTGCGGGCCGACGGTCTACAATTTTGCTCATATCGGCAATTTTCGCGCCTATACCTTCGAGGACCTACTCCGCCGCTACCTCAAATACAAGGGGTATACGGTCACCCAGGTCATGAACCTGACCGATATCGACGACAAGATCATCAAGGGGACCATTCAGCAAAAAGTCACGCTGAAGCAGTTCACTGCGCCGTATATCAAGGCGTTCTTCGAAGACATGGACAATCTTGGCATCGAGCGTGCCGAGATATATCCAGCCGCCACCGACCATATCCCGGAGATGGTGGCGCTGGTCAAGAAACTGGTCGAACGAGGTCATGCCTATGAAGTGAACGGCGATTACTATTTCAAGATCGCTTCATTCCCTCCCTACGGGCGTCTGGCCAATTTGGATATGGAAGGGCTGAAACCCGGCGCCCGGGTACAGGCCGACGAATACGAGAAGGAATCGGTGTCCGATTTCGCGCTGTGGAAAGCACATGATGAGTCCGATGGCGATGTGTTCTGGGAAACCGAGATCGGCAAGGGGAGACCCGGCTGGCACCTGGAATGCTCGGCTATGTCTCAGAAGTATCTCGGCACGACCTTCGACATTCACACCGGCGGTGTCGACAACATGTTTCCGCATCACGAAAACGAGATCGCACAATCGGAAGGGGCCAGCGGGAAACGGTTTGTCAACTACTGGCTGCATTGCGAGCACTTGATAGTCGAGGGGCGGAAGATGTCCAAGTCGCTCGGCAACTATTTCACGCTGCGCGATATTCTGGACAAGGGGTATTCCGGCAGCGTCGTGCGATATCTATTGCTGGCGACTCACTATCGCCAACAGCTCAACTTTACGTTTGAAGGACTCGATGCCGCGCGTCACGCGCTGGAGCGTTATAACGACTTCATCGCCAACCTCTCGGATTTCGCGGGCGGCCGGTCCGATGGCTCCGCCGAGATGACTATCAGCGCCGCATTGAAGGGATTTGAAGAGAACCTTGACGACGACCTCAATATCTCCGGGGCTCTTGGCGTACTGTTCGATTTTATCCGTGACATCAATCGGCTCAAAGCGGAGAACCGCCTTTCGGAGGACGAACGGGACAAGGCGCTGTTTGCAATCCGGCGATTTGATACGGTACTGAACCTGCAGACCCGGGTGGTATCGCTCGATACCGAGATCGAGGAGTTGATACGACAACGCGCGGAGGCACGCAAGCAGAAGAACTTCGCGCTATCGGACAAAATTCGGGATAACCTGCTTGGCCGCGGGATCGTCCTCGAGGATACCCCCCAGGGGGTAAAATGGAAGCGCAAAGTGTAG
- the queA gene encoding tRNA preQ1(34) S-adenosylmethionine ribosyltransferase-isomerase QueA has protein sequence MATDIALFDYNLPQDLIAQFPTVRRDQSRLLILDRQTGTIQHLRFGDITGFLRRGDALVVNNTRVFKARLWGNRCSGGRIELFLVRPAEPGTEHWEALVSPSRRLKPGEEILFDNRQSVLLSTPLGNGRWRVQFKSVSACRRIIATFGHVPLPHYIGRPDQPTDLRRYQTVFAAKEKTGAVAAPTAGFHFTHPLIQQLKAKGVQVIELTLHVGPGTFKPVKCEHIEDHIVDPEYAEISSQSATAINNIKQQGGSLFVVGTTTVRTLESAATDGGDVRPFAGFVSTYIKPGHNFRLVDHLITNFHLPRSSLLILVSAFAGRERILGCYREAIARGYRFYSYGDAMLIL, from the coding sequence TTGGCGACCGACATCGCACTTTTTGACTATAACCTGCCACAGGATCTCATCGCACAATTCCCAACTGTTCGCCGCGACCAATCCCGGTTGCTTATTCTTGACAGGCAAACAGGAACAATTCAGCATCTTCGTTTTGGTGACATAACCGGCTTCCTACGGCGAGGGGATGCGCTTGTTGTCAACAACACTCGCGTGTTCAAAGCGCGCCTTTGGGGAAACCGCTGTTCGGGCGGCCGGATCGAGTTGTTCCTGGTACGGCCGGCCGAGCCAGGGACAGAGCATTGGGAGGCCCTTGTAAGTCCCTCAAGGCGTCTGAAACCTGGCGAGGAGATTCTCTTCGATAATCGGCAATCTGTCCTCTTATCGACGCCCCTTGGCAACGGCCGGTGGCGCGTCCAATTCAAATCGGTCTCGGCCTGTCGCCGGATAATCGCCACGTTCGGACATGTCCCGTTGCCGCACTATATCGGCCGTCCCGACCAGCCGACCGACCTTCGGAGATACCAAACCGTGTTTGCGGCTAAGGAAAAAACCGGAGCGGTAGCGGCTCCGACAGCCGGTTTTCATTTCACTCATCCTCTAATACAGCAACTGAAGGCCAAGGGTGTGCAGGTCATTGAGTTGACGCTTCATGTCGGTCCGGGCACGTTTAAGCCGGTGAAATGCGAGCACATAGAGGACCATATCGTTGATCCTGAATACGCCGAGATATCATCTCAGTCGGCTACTGCGATCAACAATATCAAGCAGCAGGGCGGTTCCCTGTTTGTGGTGGGCACCACCACGGTCCGTACGCTTGAATCGGCGGCAACAGACGGGGGAGACGTTCGGCCATTCGCGGGATTTGTGAGTACATATATCAAGCCGGGACATAACTTCCGGCTGGTCGATCACCTAATCACCAATTTCCACCTCCCGCGCTCGTCGCTTCTGATCCTTGTCTCTGCCTTCGCAGGGCGCGAACGGATATTAGGCTGTTATCGCGAGGCGATAGCGAGAGGATATCGCTTCTACAGCTATGGCGATGCCATGCTGATCCTATAA
- a CDS encoding HAD family hydrolase, whose amino-acid sequence MQKLKPRAIIFDLGSTLIEYEVVSWDQLNQFCSQSARQFLIAEGYLVPDEAEFHAAFESAKSAYRKAASETLVEWDVPTVAAVYLDALQINFPSPRLDEFFDAYYAPVDRLLYIYDDTIAALELLKARFGVIGLISNTVFPERAHRRELRRFGIEPFLNFAIFSSTFGLRKPHPDIFLKAAELAGAEPSECVYVGDRYVEDILGPAAVGMPAILRVKEGREYPADMPESVRKVATLTELHFHIEI is encoded by the coding sequence ATGCAGAAACTCAAGCCCAGGGCGATCATATTTGATCTCGGTTCTACGCTCATTGAATACGAAGTAGTCTCGTGGGACCAGCTTAACCAATTTTGTTCGCAGAGTGCCCGTCAATTCCTGATTGCCGAGGGGTATCTGGTCCCCGACGAGGCGGAATTTCACGCCGCCTTTGAGTCTGCGAAGTCGGCCTATCGTAAGGCCGCCTCTGAGACACTTGTCGAGTGGGATGTCCCGACTGTTGCGGCCGTCTACCTGGATGCACTCCAGATCAATTTCCCGTCGCCCAGGCTCGATGAATTCTTCGATGCCTACTACGCGCCGGTGGATCGATTGCTCTATATCTACGATGATACCATAGCCGCTCTTGAATTGCTCAAGGCTCGGTTCGGTGTTATCGGTCTCATCTCCAATACGGTCTTTCCCGAGAGGGCGCATCGACGAGAGCTACGACGGTTCGGTATCGAACCATTCCTCAATTTCGCCATTTTCAGTTCAACGTTCGGTCTGCGCAAGCCTCATCCCGATATATTCCTGAAAGCGGCCGAATTGGCCGGAGCCGAACCATCGGAGTGCGTCTATGTAGGGGACCGCTACGTCGAGGACATTCTTGGCCCTGCCGCCGTCGGGATGCCGGCCATCCTTCGCGTAAAAGAGGGCCGCGAGTACCCGGCCGATATGCCGGAGTCCGTGCGCAAGGTGGCCACGCTGACGGAACTACATTTCCATATCGAAATTTGA
- a CDS encoding DedA family protein, translating into MTDASPDLQRYLDYLFSHGPVWAYSALFLACFIENLFPPFPGDSFVVAGGGLVALDRLNYLPALFSIVAGGMCSVMLLYLFGLRYGRDYFLRKNYRYFGVRDITQMEARLVRWGALILIGSRFVVGLRTVLTLAAGIGRYPIGKMILFSLLSYLLFTALLMYLADALVTNFNVIEQYFRTYNRIIWPIMIVVVVIWFWRKWRPASDRKNGPNDR; encoded by the coding sequence ATGACTGACGCCTCCCCAGACCTGCAACGGTATCTCGACTACCTCTTCTCCCATGGACCCGTGTGGGCGTACTCCGCCTTGTTTCTGGCCTGTTTCATTGAGAATTTGTTCCCGCCATTTCCCGGGGACTCGTTTGTCGTCGCCGGGGGAGGCTTGGTAGCGCTCGACCGGTTGAACTACCTGCCCGCCTTGTTCTCGATTGTCGCAGGTGGTATGTGTTCGGTCATGCTCCTGTACCTTTTTGGTCTCAGGTACGGTCGGGACTATTTTCTCCGGAAGAATTACAGGTACTTTGGCGTCCGCGATATCACCCAGATGGAGGCGCGATTAGTACGATGGGGCGCGCTAATCCTGATCGGTTCCCGTTTCGTGGTGGGACTCCGAACCGTGCTGACCTTGGCAGCCGGCATTGGCCGATACCCGATTGGGAAAATGATCCTGTTTTCGCTGCTTTCCTACCTGCTTTTCACCGCGCTTCTTATGTACCTGGCAGATGCACTGGTCACGAATTTTAATGTCATCGAGCAATATTTTCGCACGTATAACCGGATAATCTGGCCGATAATGATCGTAGTGGTGGTCATATGGTTTTGGCGCAAATGGCGACCGGCATCAGACCGGAAAAACGGACCGAACGACAGATGA
- the ispF gene encoding 2-C-methyl-D-erythritol 2,4-cyclodiphosphate synthase has translation MTKLRIGHGFDVHPFVGGRPLVIGGVQIPFGQGLAGHSDADVLLHAVCDALLGAMGLPDIGQHFPPTDPRYKGADSKGLLADVVKLTRSNGMRAVVNVDAVIMAEAPPMNPHIPAMKKIIAALLEIPESCVGIKATTCERMGFVGRQEGIAASAVCLVEMYD, from the coding sequence GTGACTAAGCTCAGAATTGGACACGGATTCGATGTTCATCCTTTCGTTGGCGGAAGACCCTTGGTCATAGGCGGTGTACAGATTCCGTTCGGGCAAGGGTTGGCCGGTCATAGCGACGCCGACGTGCTCCTGCACGCTGTCTGTGATGCCCTGCTGGGCGCGATGGGACTTCCTGATATCGGCCAGCATTTCCCGCCAACCGATCCGCGGTATAAGGGGGCTGATTCGAAGGGGCTTTTGGCCGACGTGGTCAAGCTGACTCGCTCAAATGGGATGCGAGCAGTCGTGAATGTCGATGCCGTGATCATGGCCGAGGCCCCACCAATGAACCCTCATATCCCCGCCATGAAGAAGATCATTGCCGCGTTGCTGGAGATTCCGGAAAGCTGTGTTGGTATTAAAGCCACAACCTGCGAGCGAATGGGATTCGTTGGACGGCAGGAAGGCATAGCTGCCTCGGCAGTCTGTCTGGTTGAAATGTATGACTGA
- a CDS encoding D-alanine--D-alanine ligase, translated as MVLAQMATGIRPEKRTERQMKILLLAGGNSSENQVSLNTGAAIFDSLKRLGHEVLPIDPATGRSLIGTDGTYQNQLPPGETTTLTTTGSRALTAALASPVYRNIDLVFIALHGGEGENGTIQALLDLSGIKYTGSGMAASAIAMNKAITKRLFTSAQIPTPDWELYHLSRELPTERIVESVRKRFSLPVIVKPNDGGSTVGLTKVKSIKMLPDAIDICAHESREVLVEQFIAGREMTVAVVDGKALPVVEIRPKNELYDYEAKYTKGKSEYLAPAPIDDAFAVRMQEYAETAFELIGASGLVRVDFILSPDGTPYCLEVNTLPGMTNLSLAPMAAKCAGISFDQLIERIVASALRS; from the coding sequence ATGGTTTTGGCGCAAATGGCGACCGGCATCAGACCGGAAAAACGGACCGAACGACAGATGAAGATCCTCCTGTTGGCTGGCGGTAATTCAAGCGAAAATCAAGTCTCTCTCAATACGGGCGCTGCCATTTTCGATTCGCTTAAACGGCTGGGCCACGAAGTCCTCCCGATCGACCCGGCCACCGGTCGCTCGTTGATCGGCACGGACGGGACGTATCAGAATCAGTTGCCTCCTGGCGAAACAACAACCCTGACTACTACCGGCTCGCGAGCGCTCACGGCTGCACTGGCGTCGCCGGTCTACCGCAATATCGATCTGGTATTCATTGCCTTACACGGTGGGGAAGGAGAAAACGGCACCATTCAGGCGCTACTCGATCTGAGCGGCATAAAATACACCGGTTCCGGTATGGCCGCCTCTGCAATTGCCATGAACAAGGCGATCACAAAGCGCCTGTTCACGTCGGCGCAGATCCCCACCCCCGACTGGGAACTATATCACCTGAGTAGGGAACTTCCGACAGAAAGGATTGTCGAATCTGTCCGGAAACGGTTCTCTTTGCCGGTGATCGTCAAACCAAACGACGGCGGTTCGACAGTTGGACTTACCAAGGTTAAGTCTATTAAGATGCTGCCTGACGCCATCGATATTTGTGCGCACGAATCAAGAGAAGTACTCGTGGAGCAGTTCATTGCCGGCCGGGAGATGACGGTCGCAGTGGTCGACGGCAAAGCGCTGCCGGTGGTAGAGATCCGTCCCAAAAATGAGCTCTACGATTATGAAGCGAAATATACCAAAGGGAAATCGGAGTACCTTGCCCCCGCGCCTATCGATGATGCATTTGCCGTGCGTATGCAAGAGTACGCTGAGACTGCCTTTGAGTTGATCGGTGCCTCGGGGTTGGTACGAGTCGATTTCATATTGTCTCCCGACGGCACGCCGTATTGCCTGGAAGTGAACACGCTTCCCGGCATGACTAACCTGTCGCTTGCCCCAATGGCGGCCAAATGCGCCGGCATTTCATTCGATCAACTAATCGAGCGGATTGTTGCTTCGGCACTTCGCAGTTAA
- the ispD gene encoding 2-C-methyl-D-erythritol 4-phosphate cytidylyltransferase, translating to MDTVALIVAAGRASRFGGAVPKQFRELGDRPLLAWTISRFEAAQSITKIVLVVAEEHLLYTSQKIVDPYGFTKVFKIVIGGESRQESVLKGLRSLPFSTPFVAIHDGARPLVTPTDIDRVVAAAIKERAAMLAAPATDTVKRVRDGFVLSTLDRDSLFLAQTPQVFQYDLILQAHMEAADRTIATDDASLVESRGFKVCVVEPTGPNPKVTTTEDFQYVETLLNREHRD from the coding sequence ATGGATACCGTTGCGCTTATAGTTGCAGCCGGTCGGGCGAGCCGGTTCGGCGGTGCTGTCCCCAAGCAGTTTCGGGAGCTTGGTGACCGCCCGTTGCTGGCCTGGACCATCAGTCGTTTTGAAGCGGCGCAGAGCATAACAAAGATCGTACTAGTAGTAGCCGAGGAACACCTGCTCTATACCAGCCAGAAAATTGTCGATCCATACGGGTTCACAAAGGTTTTCAAGATTGTCATCGGAGGCGAGTCACGTCAGGAATCCGTGCTGAAGGGGCTTCGCTCCCTCCCCTTTTCGACGCCTTTCGTGGCCATTCATGATGGCGCCAGGCCACTCGTTACACCCACTGATATCGACCGGGTCGTTGCGGCAGCAATAAAAGAGCGAGCGGCGATGCTCGCGGCCCCGGCGACTGACACAGTTAAACGGGTGCGGGATGGTTTTGTCCTTAGCACTCTTGACCGTGACTCATTGTTCCTGGCACAGACACCGCAAGTTTTCCAATACGACCTCATCCTGCAGGCTCACATGGAGGCGGCCGACCGCACCATCGCGACCGATGACGCCTCCCTGGTCGAAAGCAGAGGTTTCAAAGTGTGTGTTGTCGAACCGACCGGTCCAAATCCGAAAGTGACTACTACGGAGGACTTCCAATATGTTGAGACACTGCTGAATCGAGAGCACCGTGACTAA
- a CDS encoding YebC/PmpR family DNA-binding transcriptional regulator, with amino-acid sequence MSGHSKWATIKRKKGKLDQERGKIFTQHIKEITIAAREGGGDPNNNARLRSAVAAAKGANMPADNIKRAILKGTGQLPGVTYESAVYEGYGPAGVAILLEVMTDNKNRTVAEIRHLLTKYGGNMGTAGSVAWMFHKKGVITVDLNAADENTLMELAMENGAEDFSADSGSYEITTMPHDLEAVRSALETKKIPIVSAEITMIPQNSVKITAENEANSMLKLFEYLEEHDDVQKVYSNFDIDEKILEKLAG; translated from the coding sequence ATGTCAGGTCATTCTAAATGGGCGACGATAAAACGCAAAAAAGGGAAACTTGACCAGGAGCGGGGGAAGATCTTCACGCAGCATATCAAGGAGATCACCATTGCCGCACGTGAAGGCGGAGGGGACCCGAACAACAACGCCCGACTCCGAAGCGCCGTTGCCGCCGCCAAAGGCGCCAACATGCCGGCCGACAACATCAAGCGTGCCATTCTGAAAGGGACTGGCCAGCTTCCTGGTGTCACATACGAATCGGCTGTTTACGAGGGATACGGTCCTGCCGGGGTCGCTATCTTGCTCGAAGTGATGACCGACAACAAGAACCGCACGGTGGCAGAGATCCGTCACTTGCTCACGAAGTATGGCGGCAACATGGGAACCGCTGGTTCCGTAGCCTGGATGTTCCATAAAAAGGGCGTCATTACCGTCGACCTGAACGCTGCTGATGAAAATACGCTCATGGAGCTGGCGATGGAGAATGGGGCGGAGGATTTCTCTGCGGATTCCGGCTCCTATGAGATCACCACAATGCCACATGACCTTGAGGCCGTGCGAAGCGCTCTTGAGACAAAAAAAATCCCGATCGTCTCGGCTGAGATCACTATGATCCCGCAGAATTCTGTCAAGATCACTGCCGAGAACGAGGCCAATTCGATGTTGAAGCTGTTCGAGTATCTGGAGGAACACGATGATGTCCAGAAGGTCTATTCGAACTTCGACATCGACGAGAAGATTTTGGAGAAATTGGCGGGGTGA
- the ruvA gene encoding Holliday junction branch migration protein RuvA: MISRLRGTLTQVSDQWALVENSGLYYEVLLPSGLAGRLKESGTIGREISLETIYYIEAGDKKANEYPRLVGFIDPIDREFFSLLTQVPGLGVKKALKSLVLPIRDIATAIETKDASTLTRLPGVGARLAEKIVAELHGKTAKYALSKAEEPLAMKVKARSPLMEEAVEVLLQLQYKRAEAEQMVDAAIKSSPRVDRVEDLITVIFKSEQKTKAEVQ, translated from the coding sequence ATGATAAGCCGTCTTCGCGGGACACTCACGCAGGTTTCGGATCAGTGGGCATTGGTCGAGAACTCCGGCCTCTATTACGAAGTGTTGCTGCCGTCGGGGCTGGCCGGGCGGCTTAAGGAGAGCGGTACCATTGGACGGGAGATCAGCCTCGAAACGATTTACTATATCGAGGCGGGGGATAAGAAGGCCAATGAATACCCCAGGCTGGTCGGTTTCATAGATCCGATCGACCGGGAGTTTTTCTCGTTGCTCACCCAGGTGCCTGGGCTCGGTGTAAAAAAAGCGCTCAAATCGCTGGTGCTGCCGATTCGGGATATAGCGACTGCCATTGAAACAAAGGATGCCAGTACCCTGACCAGACTCCCGGGAGTGGGGGCGCGGCTGGCGGAAAAAATTGTCGCGGAGCTTCACGGCAAAACCGCCAAGTATGCATTGTCCAAAGCCGAAGAGCCGCTCGCAATGAAAGTGAAGGCCCGCTCGCCGCTCATGGAGGAGGCAGTTGAGGTTCTCCTGCAGCTTCAGTACAAGCGGGCCGAAGCGGAACAGATGGTGGATGCGGCAATCAAGAGCAGCCCAAGGGTCGACCGGGTCGAGGACCTGATTACCGTCATATTCAAAAGCGAACAGAAGACCAAAGCGGAAGTCCAATGA
- the ruvC gene encoding crossover junction endodeoxyribonuclease RuvC: MRVLGIDPGLGITGYGVLELEGERPVVVEVGVIRSDARLSIENRLREVSTGLSEIVGQFRPEAIAVEELYSHYSHPITAVIMGHVRGVIFLKAAEAGIPVVSYAATRIKKSLTGNGRATKEQIQRMVKSTLGLPQIPEPPDAADALAIALCHCRAMQQNATVDV, encoded by the coding sequence ATGCGAGTGCTTGGCATAGACCCTGGTCTGGGGATCACCGGCTACGGTGTTTTGGAACTGGAGGGGGAACGGCCGGTTGTTGTCGAGGTGGGTGTCATCCGCAGCGATGCCCGGCTTAGTATCGAGAACCGCCTCAGAGAAGTCTCGACTGGGCTGTCTGAGATTGTTGGGCAGTTCCGACCGGAGGCGATAGCGGTCGAAGAACTCTACTCGCACTACAGCCATCCCATAACGGCAGTCATCATGGGGCACGTCCGCGGGGTCATATTCCTCAAGGCAGCCGAGGCAGGGATCCCGGTTGTATCATACGCAGCTACGCGGATCAAGAAATCGCTGACCGGCAATGGTCGGGCCACCAAGGAACAGATTCAGCGGATGGTCAAATCGACGCTCGGCCTGCCGCAGATCCCGGAACCGCCGGATGCTGCCGATGCCCTGGCGATTGCGCTGTGTCATTGCCGCGCCATGCAGCAGAACGCGACGGTAGACGTATGA
- a CDS encoding M42 family metallopeptidase has protein sequence MDTTEQLLKRLTEANGVSGYEDDVRALMAAELKGKVAEIQYDKMGSILGRKKGTAADPKVMVVGHLDEIGFMVKEITKEGYIKFLPLGGWWGHVALGQRMRIITAKGPVLGVIGSKPPHMLLQPEREKVLDIKDMFIDVGCQEKFDVKKKLGIKLGDPIIPDSQFTILGNQSMYMSKAFDNRVACAIVVDVISRLQKVKHPNTVLGCASTQEEVGIRGAQTLAHLADPDVCIVVDTGIALDMPPDGYSRSEKLGGGPAILLYDAVMIPNIRLRDLVIQTAEKNKMKFHLTYMERGGTDGGRIHISRIGVPSIVIGPPVRYIHSHNAILNRADYDNTVKLIVELIKRLDNRTVKGLTEA, from the coding sequence GTGGATACAACTGAACAGCTTCTGAAACGACTCACCGAGGCCAACGGCGTCTCCGGATACGAAGACGACGTGCGCGCTCTCATGGCCGCCGAGCTGAAGGGGAAGGTAGCCGAGATTCAGTATGACAAGATGGGCTCGATCCTTGGGCGCAAGAAGGGGACAGCGGCCGATCCCAAGGTCATGGTGGTGGGGCACTTGGATGAGATCGGCTTCATGGTGAAAGAGATCACCAAGGAAGGATATATCAAGTTTCTGCCGCTCGGCGGCTGGTGGGGTCATGTGGCGCTTGGCCAGCGGATGCGTATCATCACCGCAAAAGGGCCTGTCCTCGGTGTGATCGGCAGCAAACCACCCCACATGCTCCTTCAACCCGAACGCGAGAAAGTGCTCGATATCAAAGATATGTTCATCGATGTCGGTTGCCAGGAAAAGTTCGATGTCAAGAAAAAGCTCGGGATCAAACTCGGCGATCCGATCATCCCGGACAGTCAGTTCACGATTCTCGGCAACCAGAGCATGTATATGTCCAAAGCGTTTGACAACCGCGTTGCATGCGCGATCGTGGTAGATGTGATCAGCCGTCTGCAGAAAGTCAAGCACCCCAATACCGTGCTGGGCTGTGCCTCCACGCAGGAGGAAGTCGGTATCCGGGGCGCCCAGACTCTCGCGCATCTGGCTGACCCCGACGTGTGCATCGTGGTCGATACCGGCATTGCACTTGATATGCCGCCCGATGGCTATAGCCGCTCCGAGAAGCTGGGCGGCGGGCCGGCGATCCTTCTGTATGATGCGGTGATGATACCAAATATCCGTCTCCGCGATCTGGTTATCCAGACCGCCGAGAAGAACAAGATGAAGTTTCACCTGACCTACATGGAACGGGGCGGGACGGACGGCGGTCGCATACATATCAGTCGGATCGGCGTCCCGTCTATCGTCATAGGGCCGCCGGTTCGGTATATCCACAGCCATAACGCGATTCTGAATCGCGCCGATTATGACAATACGGTCAAGCTGATAGTGGAATTGATCAAGCGTCTGGATAACAGGACGGTCAAAGGGTTGACGGAGGCATAA